ATTGCTTCCTTTTATCGTTTTCGGGCATACACATTTTTCTATTTATGCTTGTACACAAACTTAGCTTGCGCGCACCCCTATTTATGTTCTGTTGTGTCTGCTCCTGGGAAGTTGCAGGGTCATAACATGCCTACAGCTTACAAGCCATATTTACAGACAACTTGGTAGTGTGTGTTCTTTAGAAGAGGGATGCTGTTCAGTAGAGCTATCAGTAACTCTGTCCTGACTTGACTTCTGGATTGTCCCCTTCCTTGAAACGTCTTTTAGCCAAGTAAACAGTCATTTCTCATGAAGTGCCCCATTTGACACGCTGTTGTAATTTATGCTGTAAGGCGGGTGACAAGAAGCCCTCCTGAATATGTACATATAAACATAgtaataaaatatatttattttaccATTCCTAGACAAAAGTTTCTCATGTCAGCGCATGATTCTTGTTACAGACCATGTTGCAAGCAACGAAAGTTTTGTCAGTACATGGATGTTGCGCATAAAAATACGTACTGTTTGCACAAGGAAATACATTGTGTCTTACGATACAGAATGTGCAGTAAAAAACGATGCTTCACTTATGTTCCTGGTCCTGTGTACTTAAAAAAGAGCCGACGATGCTGCTCTATTTGTTCGGCAATGCGTTCTGCTAGAGTGTAAAAAAAAGGTGGGGGTGTCAATTCAGATGCATTGCATTGTTCTCAAAATTTGCCACAGTCTAAAACCAAAATACGCATCCTAAGGTGCCCCACAGAGTTGCTAAGAGTGTTGCAAGCACTTGAGGATTTCACGTCCAATGGCGCACGCCATGGGGGGCGGCACAGCATTGCCAACCTGACGGTGGCGGTCGAGTATGGTTCCGAAGAACCTGAACGTGTCTGGAAAGCCCTGGGAGCGGGCACATTCGCGGACGCTGACCACCCTGTGCTGCTCCGGATGCAGCACCCGGCCCTGCTTGCCCATGGGCTCGGGGTTTGTCACCGTTGTGCTGAAGAAGCCGTTCCACTCTAGTCGTCCGTACAGCCCAGCCCAGTGGTTGTGGCGATTGCCCGTATGGGGCAGACACCACGGGATTAAAGTGTTATCCTGGCGATAGATCTGATCGCAGGGCTCGCCCTCGGCACATGGGCAGACGCCTCGCAGCGCTCCGTTAGGAGAGCGGCCATTCCTGGTGTCGTCGTGCGTGTAGCTCAATTTCCGCGTGAAAGTTCCATCGGATAAACGGAATACCGTGTTAGGCAGGTCCCTCCAGTCTGAGCCAGGTACCAACGGGATGTGTCGCATGCGTGCCTCGACGAGAGGTGCCATGTCCTTGCACACGTGATCATACAGGACAGAGGCTCCATACCGTAGCTGGCGCTGAAAGTGAGTTGTCGGCCCTTCGCTGTAGGGCATCTCTTCGACTCTGGCACCGTTTCCAATTTGAGGCAGGTCGGACATGGCGTCGTGCACGGTTATATTTCGCATGGGAGCCGAGTTCACCCACTTGCAATTAGACGTATACTTGGTGTCGTCGACCACGACGGACAGCTGGCATGCACGAGGTGCGAATACGTGCTGCGGCTCCGGGAAGAACGGGAGAGGCTGCCCGGGGGCAGCAGCCAGGAGGATAGCTCTACGACGTGTCTGAGGCACACCATAGTTGCCCGCTTGGAGGACTCCGAAGGTGCACTGGTACCCCATGCTGAGCAAGCAGCGAAGCGTAAGCTTGAGCACCATGCTCCTCTTGAAGGCCACGAAGTTGCGTACGTTTTCCAGCAGGAAGTATCTTGGACGATAATATTCGCAGTAGCTGAGGTAGGACGCAATGAGGGAGTTCTTGAAGAGAGAATACTGGCGCGAGTTGAAGCGGTTCATGCCGCTGAAGCCTTGGCACGGAGGTCCCCCACACAACAGCTCCACGTCTCCCTTCTGGGGCAGTGACTGCCCCTTCTCATTTGTCAGTTCACCCTCCATAACAAGGCGTAGAAGCCTGTTGCAATCGTCCGTCAGCACAGTGGCATCGGGAAAATTTCGGCGGAAGGCATTTGCGGCAGGTTCTTCTCGCTCTATGGCCCAAAGGGTTTCACAGACTCCTGCCTGATGAAGGCCCTCCGATAAGCCACCGCAGCCCGCAAACACGTCGAGTGCCCGCAACTTGTGCTCGGGGACCGGGTACCCTTCCGGTGGCTCCACGGTTGCCCACTTGTGGCTGCTCTTGCCTTTTCCCTTGCCCTTCCCTTGGCATCCCATCATTCTCGCTTTCGAAGGTGGCTCCACAAACATCCTCTCCTTCGCGTCGTACGCCTCGTTGAAGTAGAAGCGGTGCGGGCCTTTCCGCAAGAAATCTTCCACGTCTTCGGCAAGGTTTTCCCCGTATACGACGTAGCACTTGTCGAGAACGTTGCTCATTTCCACTACAGCTTCTTCGGACGAGTAGTACAGCAAGTTCAAGTCCGCTTCCGACCGGGTCGCGTGCGTGTCTTGGGGCCGGTAGAATTTTGTCAACTGAAGCCTGACGCGTTCTGGCGACAGCAGTTTATCACTGTCACCCTTAACGATGATGCTGGTTATTCTGCCGATCTTGAATGGTTCCGGGATGCCGTCGTTTGAACCCTTTATGTATTCGGAACGCTTGCGGTACTTCTCGGGGTAAACGTCTTCATCCAACTCTTCTTTGTCGGGAACGACCTTTGCAGAAGGTACAGCTTGGAAGGAAAACTGATAGGCGTCTGGATCCAGGTAGACGCACTCCCCGATGCAGTAGGATTTGCCGTTGAATGTTGCTCGACTGTACAG
This sequence is a window from Ornithodoros turicata isolate Travis chromosome 10, ASM3712646v1, whole genome shotgun sequence. Protein-coding genes within it:
- the LOC135370863 gene encoding DNA (cytosine-5)-methyltransferase PliMCI-like encodes the protein MKSHKRSSSAKPKRNSCDEHESVDCKNPQRDDENEVKVEDRKRKRSDDEPGQRTLKEMFSQMPPKRPKSNESVIQYGRCSVCRQALDGAEIRLFEGDGEGAVDEFSALTEPRLNVFGDADSGDVMELPQHKLTLFSVYDKHTHLCPLDAGLIERNVELYVSGYVKPIYAEDTSSDGGIATRALGPIGSWWTAGFDGGEKAVVGITTPYADYILMAASDQYKPFMDALQEKIYMSKIVIETLTRSTECTYEDLLNQLEVTPPPQGIGKFTEDALLRNAQFVVDQVQSYDVTADDDEAVLIATPCMRSLINLAGVTLGQRRALRRGRREAGHKKASTGTLATTTPLVRDVFETLFKDQMDKLVAVPAGRRKRCGVCEACQTPDCGKCKACSDMVKYGGTGKLKQCCEQRRCLSKVVQDAEEDDGDNEQLDDAMDQKAAKSDPPTPTKKITKRCGGSEVCWTGKPLATRGKKAYYKQAFINGRELNWGDFVLVTPKDPSVSQYVARVVYLFESASGEMMFHAHWFHRGADTVLGEMSDPREVFFVYECDNQSLSTVSQLCSVVHKKVPEDWYDRGGMYGLEQGCSGDEGSSFFYQKAYHSENARFVDPPELSATNDGDVEHLCVSCQWAEAEKQREHVTVGDFIEAQDGKKLYSRATFNGKSYCIGECVYLDPDAYQFSFQAVPSAKVVPDKEELDEDVYPEKYRKRSEYIKGSNDGIPEPFKIGRITSIIVKGDSDKLLSPERVRLQLTKFYRPQDTHATRSEADLNLLYYSSEEAVVEMSNVLDKCYVVYGENLAEDVEDFLRKGPHRFYFNEAYDAKERMFVEPPSKARMMGCQGKGKGKGKSSHKWATVEPPEGYPVPEHKLRALDVFAGCGGLSEGLHQAGVCETLWAIEREEPAANAFRRNFPDATVLTDDCNRLLRLVMEGELTNEKGQSLPQKGDVELLCGGPPCQGFSGMNRFNSRQYSLFKNSLIASYLSYCEYYRPRYFLLENVRNFVAFKRSMVLKLTLRCLLSMGYQCTFGVLQAGNYGVPQTRRRAILLAAAPGQPLPFFPEPQHVFAPRACQLSVVVDDTKYTSNCKWVNSAPMRNITVHDAMSDLPQIGNGARVEEMPYSEGPTTHFQRQLRYGASVLYDHVCKDMAPLVEARMRHIPLVPGSDWRDLPNTVFRLSDGTFTRKLSYTHDDTRNGRSPNGALRGVCPCAEGEPCDQIYRQDNTLIPWCLPHTGNRHNHWAGLYGRLEWNGFFSTTVTNPEPMGKQGRVLHPEQHRVVSVRECARSQGFPDTFRFFGTILDRHRQVGNAVPPPMACAIGREILKCLQHS